From the Carya illinoinensis cultivar Pawnee chromosome 4, C.illinoinensisPawnee_v1, whole genome shotgun sequence genome, one window contains:
- the LOC122306780 gene encoding U-box domain-containing protein 27-like: protein MVRDDLYITVPTFFKCPISLDVMKSPVSLCTGVTYDRSSIQRWLDNGNNTCPATMQVLQSKEFVPNRTLQRLIQIWSDSARNHRADSAQSPPDSPPSLDQLQDLMNDIRTKTEKSNNNSHTLDSLSKIVRFAKESEENRNFLAKMDGFIVTLLEFLANAGGRECRKFDFLEEVVGLLNLVLSKFEDHQQLSKMMLKSDRDCLASLLLVLQQGRTDSRIASARVLETIANDAESKLLIAEKDGLLSETLKLITPENDPALIEAGLSCLVRISMLKRVKAELVHLGTIKTLAKLVSDSNSSVMVTEKALKMLETLSSFKEGRWEICENGGCVAAIVQRVLKVSSAATEHAVTILWSVCYLFRDERAQEEVARANGLTKILLLMQSNCSPSVRQMSVDLLKIFRVNSKSCLSSYDTKTTHIMPF, encoded by the coding sequence ATGGTTAGGGACGACCTGTACATCACGGTGCCCACCTTCTTCAAGTGCCCGATCTCGCTCGACGTTATGAAGTCCCCTGTGAGCCTGTGCACGGGAGTGACCTACGACCGCTCCAGCATCCAACGTTGGCTGGACAACGGCAACAACACCTGCCCTGCCACGATGCAAGTCCTCCAAAGCAAAGAGTTCGTCCCCAACCGCACCCTCCAGCGCCTTATTCAGATCTGGTCCGACTCGGCCCGCAACCACCGGGCCGACTCGGCCCAATCACCGCCCGACTCACCTCCCTCGCTGGACCAATTGCAGGACCTAATGAACGACATCCGGACCAAAACGGAAAAAAGCAATAACAACAGCCACACCTTGGACTCCTTATCGAAAATTGTTCGTTTCGCGAAAGAATCAGAGGAAAACCGCAATTTTCTCGCAAAAATGGACGGCTTCATTGTGACTCTCCTTGAATTCCTTGCCAATGCCGGTGGCAGAGAATGTAGAAAGTTCGATTTTCTTGAAGAAGTGGTCGGACTTTTGAATTTGGTACTGAGCAAATTCGAAGACCACCAGCAGCTATCGAAGATGATGTTGAAAAGCGACCGCGATTGCTTGGCTTCCCTGCTGCTCGTTCTGCAACAAGGAAGAACCGATTCCAGAATCGCATCGGCTAGGGTCTTAGAAACCATTGCAAACGACGCCGAATCAAAACTTCTGATCGCCGAGAAGGACGGATTATTATCCGAGACGCTAAAATTAATCACCCCAGAGAACGATCCGGCACTAATTGAAGCCGGGCTATCGTGCTTGGTCCGAATATCAATGCTGAAACGTGTGAAAGCGGAATTAGTGCACCTCGGCACAATTAAAACGTTGGCTAAGTTGGTATCCGATTCGAATTCGAGCGTGATGGTGACGGAAAAGGCGTTGAAGATGCTCGAAACGTTGTCTTCCTTCAAAGAGGGGAGGTGGGAGATATGCGAGAACGGGGGGTGCGTGGCGGCGATAGTACAGAGGGTGCTGAAGGTATCGAGTGCGGCGACGGAGCATGCGGTGACGATACTGTGGAGCGTGTGCTATCTTTTTCGGGACGAACGGGCACAGGAGGAGGTGGCGCGGGCGAACGGGCTGACCAAGATTCTACTGCTGATGCAGAGCAATTGCTCGCCGTCGGTTCGTCAAATGTCGGTCGATTTGCTCAAGATATTTCGGGTGAACTCCAAGTCCTGTCTCTCCAGTTACGATACCAAGACCACTCATATAATGCCATTCTGA